In Chryseobacterium scophthalmum, the genomic stretch GTTCTACTTCTAGATTATATTTTTCTTTAGCTACTTTTTTAGCGGTTTCGGCAATCTGCTGTTCAGGGCCGGAAGTGATTCCTACTTTGATGAAGTTTGGGTCATCTTTTTTTGGAGAATTACACGCTCCGAATAACAATAAACCTGCTGCTAATCCTAAAATTTTTATATTTTTCATTGTAAATTATTTTTTATTTTTAAAAGGTTGGGTGCTGGATGATGGAAGCTGGATGTTCATTTAGTAATATTGAATGGTGAGAAGTTATAAATTAGATATCTCCCTATTGTTGAAACCTTATAAATCTGTTCTCGTTGATGCAAACTCTAAAGCGCTAAAACTCTCAAACCCTCCCACTCAACTCACCTATGGTCAAATCTTTTCGCCAATCGATCACCTGAAAACTGAATGATAAATACCAAAGCGACTAACAAACCAAGAACAAGATTCATAATCAACGCATCGTAACCGATATATCCGTACTGATAACCAATTTGTCCCAATCCACCAGCTCCGACAGCTCCACCCATTGCAGAATATCCTACAAGAGTTATTAAAGTAATCGTTGCATTATTAATCAGTGATGGCAAAGCTTCCGGCAACAAAACTTTTTTAATAATTTGAAACGGAGTTGCTCCTAAAGCTCTCGCTGTTTCAATCAATCCATTCGGAATTTCCAAAAGACTGTTTTCAACCAATCTTGCAATAAATGGTGCCGCTCCAATGCTTAAAGGAACGAGCGCAGCGTTCATTCCGATAGAAGTTCCTACCAAAGATCTTGTGAAAGGGATCATCCAGACAATCAAAATAATGAAAGGAATCGACCTGAAAATATTTACTAAAATTGACAGAATTCTGTTATAAATTGTGTTTTCTAAAAGCTGTGCTTTTCGGGTTACAAAAAGAAGAACTCCAACAGGAAGACCCAAAACAAAACCGAAAAAACCTGAAACAAATGTCATGTAAACTGTCTCCCAAATTCCTTTTGACAGAAGCGAAATTACCGTGTCACTAAGCATAACCTTTTACTGTATTTTGAATGTTATTCTGATTAAAATAATAGATTGCTTTCTGGTTTTCATCAGTTTCTCCCTGCAGCTGCAAAAGAAGTTTTCCGAAATTGGAATTTCCCAAATATTCTACATCAGCTTTCAGAAGTTTGTACGGAATTTTATATTGATCGTAGATTACAGAAAGCAGTTTTTCTACGCTGATACTTTCGTTCAGTTCGATTTCAACTAACGGAAACAAACCTTCTTGTGGTTCTTTCTGTAGTTTTTTGTTAAGTTCTTGCGGTATAGTCATAACACCTGAGTTTAAAAATTGTTTGATGATAGGATTTTCTTTGTTGGAGATAATTTCACTCAAAGTTCCTTTTGATATTAATTGTCCTTTATCGATGACAGCAACGTGATTGCAAACGGTTTTAATAACATCCATTTCGTGGGTGATCAATAAAATAGTTATTCCTAGGCGATTGTTAATGTCTCTCAATAATTCTAAAATAGATTGCGTTGTTGTCGGATCGAGCGCGCTTGTCGCTTCATCACAAAGCAGTAGATAAGGATCATTGGCTAAAGCTCTTGCAATCGCAACCCTTTGTTTTTGCCCGCCTGAAAGACTTTTGGGGTAATCATGAGCTTTATCTTCAAGACCTACGATTTTTAAAAGTTCATTCACTTTTTCTCTGATTTCATCTTTACTTAAATTGTCCAATTCTAGCGGAAGTGCAATGTTTTCAAAGACAGTTCGTGATGAAAGAAGATTAAAATGCTGAAAGATCATTCCAATTTTTTTTCTTTCA encodes the following:
- the metI gene encoding methionine ABC transporter permease MetI, which produces MLSDTVISLLSKGIWETVYMTFVSGFFGFVLGLPVGVLLFVTRKAQLLENTIYNRILSILVNIFRSIPFIILIVWMIPFTRSLVGTSIGMNAALVPLSIGAAPFIARLVENSLLEIPNGLIETARALGATPFQIIKKVLLPEALPSLINNATITLITLVGYSAMGGAVGAGGLGQIGYQYGYIGYDALIMNLVLGLLVALVFIIQFSGDRLAKRFDHR
- a CDS encoding methionine ABC transporter ATP-binding protein, encoding MIEIKNISKTFHQKKQAFKALHNINLTIEKGDIVGIIGFSGAGKSTLIRTVNLLERPDEGQIIINGKDFTKLNSKQLAHERKKIGMIFQHFNLLSSRTVFENIALPLELDNLSKDEIREKVNELLKIVGLEDKAHDYPKSLSGGQKQRVAIARALANDPYLLLCDEATSALDPTTTQSILELLRDINNRLGITILLITHEMDVIKTVCNHVAVIDKGQLISKGTLSEIISNKENPIIKQFLNSGVMTIPQELNKKLQKEPQEGLFPLVEIELNESISVEKLLSVIYDQYKIPYKLLKADVEYLGNSNFGKLLLQLQGETDENQKAIYYFNQNNIQNTVKGYA